In Odocoileus virginianus isolate 20LAN1187 ecotype Illinois chromosome 15, Ovbor_1.2, whole genome shotgun sequence, a genomic segment contains:
- the LRATD2 gene encoding protein LRATD2, translating into MGNQVEKLTHLSYKEVPTADPTGVDRDDGPRIGVSYIFSNDDEDMEPQPPPQGPNGGGVALPDGGDGPSLPRPQPYDPRLHEVECSVFYRDECIYQKSFSPGSAALSTYTPENLLNKCRPGDLVEFVSQAQYPHWAVYVGNFQVVHLHRLEVSNSFLTDASQGRRGRVVNDLYRYKPLSPSAVVRNALAHVGAKERELSWRNSESFAAWCRYGKREFKIGGELRIGKQPYRLQIQLSAQRSHTLEFQSLEDLIMEKRRNDQIGRTAVLQELATHLHPEPDEGDSDAARTTPPPGRPPAPGREEEDREAVVH; encoded by the coding sequence ATGGGCAACCAGGTGGAGAAACTGACACATCTAAGTTACAAGGAAGTGCCCACCGCCGACCCGACGGGCGTGGATCGGGACGATGGGCCCCGCATCGGAGTCTCCTACATCTTCTCCAATGACGACGAGGACATGGAGCCGCAGCCGCCGCCCCAGGGGCCGAATGGCGGGGGCGTGGCTTTGCCCGACGGCGGGGACGGGCCGTCTCTGCCCCGGCCGCAGCCCTATGACCCGCGGCTGCACGAGGTGGAGTGCTCCGTGTTCTACCGCGATGAATGCATCTACCAGAAAAGCTTCTCGCCGGGTTCCGCGGCGCTGAGCACCTACACCCCCGAGAACCTGCTCAACAAGTGCAGGCCTGGCGATCTGGTGGAGTTCGTGTCGCAGGCGCAGTACCCACACTGGGCCGTCTACGTGGGCAACTTCCAGGTGGTGCATTTGCACCGTCTAGAGGTGAGCAACAGCTTCTTGACGGACGCGAGTCAGGGCCGGCGCGGTCGCGTGGTGAACGATCTGTACCGCTACAAGCCGCTGAGCCCCAGCGCCGTGGTGCGCAACGCGCTGGCGCACGTGGGCGCCAAGGAGCGCGAGCTGAGCTGGCGCAACTCGGAGAGCTTCGCCGCCTGGTGCCGCTACGGCAAGCGCGAGTTCAAGATCGGCGGTGAGCTGCGCATCGGCAAGCAGCCCTACCGACTGCAAATCCAGCTCTCTGCGCAGCGCAGCCACACGCTCGAGTTCCAGAGCCTGGAGGACCTGATCATGGAGAAGCGGCGCAACGACCAGATCGGGCGCACCGCGGTCCTGCAGGAGCTGGCCACGCACCTGCACCCCGAGCCGGACGAGGGCGACAGCGACGCTGCGCGGACTACGCCGCCTCCCGGGCGCCCCCCCGCGCCGGGCCGGGAGGAGGAGGACCGAGAGGCGGTGGTGCACTGA